The nucleotide sequence TAGGAGGAATGCTCATTCGGCCACCTCCAACGCCTCAACCTTTTTCTTGATTTCCGCCAGCACCGCCAGCACCCGGTTTTCAAGCGCTGCTAGTCGGTCGTCCTCGATTTTGGCTTGCAGCGCTGTCCGAACCATGCCGGTACACAGAGCCGTGACGGTCGTTTTCTGTTCATCCGCTTGCACCGCAAGTGTCTGGAATTCCGGAGAACTTACCCGGATCGTGATGGATTTTGCTTGCATTTTCGCCTTTCGATTGATTTCGCCGCTTGCCCTCGCGGCACAGCTCAATTTTGTGCTTCCGGCGCTCGAACGCAAGCAATTCCTTTTGTAATCAATAACTTGATTTCGTATCTTACGTAAGGTACGAAACTTTTCGGGATGGCAAAAAACAGACGCGGGGGTGAAGACCGCGCCAGCACTGGCATAGCGAGACGCGTATCAAAAACGCAACATCGGAAAAATAATTTTTCTGTTGCACCGCTTTTGTCTTGCAAGCGGCGTTTTTCCCGCCAGCCGAAAAGCGGCCCGCGAGCGGCAACGATACCGATGCTTACCGTGCTGGCACGGGTGCACGCAAAAGCACAATCGCTGGATGGGATGGCACGCGGACGGCTTGCAAGAGCGCTTGCAAACGACGCTTGCACCGCTTCAATTTGCTGGCGGCGCTTTTCTCACATGAGGTGCGGCGCTGGGCAATGCGCGCCGATAGTGGCATTTGCAGACCAAGCGGAAATGCTTCCAATCCGCTTGCGTACCGCATGCGCAGTAGCATCGATGCTTGCGGGACATGGAAGCATCGCAAGCGCATGCATTGGCGCGGGCCGCTGGCCTGCGGGCAAGCCGCAAGGCTTGCAAAAACACCCGGCCCCGCTGGGAGTCGGGTGTGATATTTCCTTTGCCTTTGACTTTGACTTTGCTTTACCCGCGCCCAAGGGGCGAGGGGGTGTTGGGGTTTTGCCTGGAATGAGTGGACTGCAGGAGGTCGGCTAAAACAACCATCCGGGAACTGCCGGGGATGGGCAGGCTATGCACGTTCGCCAAGAAAAGGGAAAATCGCTCCGATAACCTCATCTGGCGCGCATACCGCGATATTGGACACCATGCCAAGTTCCGACCAACTCAAGGCTTTGTTGCGCGCGCATATCGATGGCGACGAAGAACGGTTCAGCACCGTCGCCATGCAACTGGCCGCCCATGAAGCGCGCATTGGCCACGGAAAGCTGGCGCTCGAACTGCGGGACCTCATCGACAAGGCCAAAACGCGCCAAACTCGGCAACCCATCCCTCTGGTTCAGCCGCGCGGAGAGATGGCCGACTTGCTGCAAGCCAGCTACCCGAAGGCCCGCCTCGCTGACATGGTTTTGGACAACAGCATCCAATCCCGCCTGGATCGGCTCATCCGAGAACAACGCCAAGTTGAAAAGCTGCGTTCCCACGGCCTCTCCCCGCGGAAAAAACTCCTGTTGGTCGGCCCGCCGGGCACCGGCAAAACGCTTACGGCCTCCGTTCTCGCCGGAGAACTCAACCTGCCGCTGTTTGTGGTGCGTTTGGACAGCCTCATGACCAAGTTCATGGGCGAGACCGCCGCCAAGCTGCGTCTCATCTTCGACGCCATCCGTCGCACCCGTGCGGTCTACCTGTTCGACGAATTCGATTCCATTGGCGGGCAGCGCGGTTTGGGTAACGACGTGGGTGAAATCCGTCGAGTGCTCAATAGCTTTTTGCAACTGATCGAGCAGGACATGTCCGACAGCCTTCTCATCGCTGCCACCAACCACCCGGACCTACTGGACCATGCCCTGTTCCGCCGTTTCGACGACGTGATCCGCTACACCGTCCCAGATGAGCAACTCATTGTTGAGACCCTCAAAACCAAGCTGGCTGGCTACAAAGCCCGCCGACTCGCCTGGAAGACCCTGGCCAAAGCCGCCTCTGGCCTAAGTCATGGCGACCTCACCCGCGCCTGCGAAGACGCCATCAAAGACGCCATCCTCCATGACCGCCCGATGTTGGAAACGGCGGACATCCGCGCCACCCTGGAAGAAAGAAAAGCAACCCACGACCGATAACCCACCGACCGGAGGAGGCTATGGCAGAACGTCTGCCCCACCTGATCTTCAACAGCACAGCAATAACAAAGCAGTACCAACGACCCAGCCGCAAGATTGACATCGAATTCCCCCTTAAGGAGCGAGACCGCCAGCAGCACGGCGCACAACTTCTGGAAGCTTTGCGCCAAGCCAAAACTCAGGAACCCGGCATCATCTCGGGACAGCAGACATTGGGCCGCGATGCCGAATTCACTGGCGTGTACCTAACTTTCGAAAGCGACCCTGGTTTTGAACTGGCCTTCGAAAGCTTGGGCTTCGCCCCGAGCAGAATCGAACTACTGGTGGTCAAGCAGGAAGGCGAACGAATGCTAGCCACCGTTTTCGTACCGGAAGGCAAAATCGGCTACTTCATCCGTCGGGTGGAGGCTTATCTAAATGAGGGTAAGGACAAACCCAACAAGAAGGGCGAACTCCGGCCCCAATACAAAAAACTGGTGGAAAGCATCGCCTCCATCCGTTTGGCCGCGTTGGAAGCTCTCTGGACCGACAGCCCCGATCTGTTCCCGCGCGATGAAACGCCGATCTGGTGGGAAGTCTGGCTGCGCATCGGGGACGGTTTCGATGAAGTCGGTTTCTTCCGCACCCACGCCGCACAACTGAATTTAGAAGTGGCCGATGACGAAGTGCGTTTTCTCGAACGCTGTGTAGTCCTGGTGCGTGGCAGCCGCAGTCAACTCGCCCGTTCCCTGCAACTTTTGGGTGGCATGGCTGAACTGCGCAAAGCGAAACAGAATGCCGAGCACTACACGACCATGAATGCTGTGCAACAGCACGCTGCCGTTGCTGTCGCCGCGCAGTATCTTCAGACACCAGGGCCGGATGCCCCTGCTGTCTGCATATTGGACACTGGCGTCAGTCAGGATCACCCGCTGCTGGCCCCCTTCCTTGATGCCCATGACAAACATGCCTGCCACCCGGATTGGGGAACCCATGATCATGATCGGTTGGGCCACGGCACCGCCATGGCCGGTCTCGCTTTGCACGGCGATCTGAGCGAAACCTTGGCCCAGCAGCCTTTTCCTTCTCCGAGTCACCGCTTGGAGTCGGTCAAAGTCTTGCCGCCCACCGGCGACAACCCACCTCATCTTTACGGCTATCGGTATAGCCAAGCGATGGACCGCGTGACGATTACCGCACCCCACCGCCGCCGCACCTTCTGTTCTGCCGTGACTACCACCGACTCCCGCGACCGAGGTCGACCCTCATCTTGGTCAGCGCAGTTGGACAAGCTGGCAAGCGGCATGGAAGACGGTACGCAACGCCTGATCTTCCAGACTGCCGGTAACGCCGAGCATTCCAACATTACTGACTACCCCGCCAGCAACGCCCTCGACGGCATCCACGACCCGGCCCAATCCTGGAACGTACTCACCGTCGGGGCCTACACAGGCAAGTGGCAGATTGACGAGGCAACCTACCCGGGTCGCCAGCCCATTGCCCCGGCGGGCGCACTCGCACCTACCAGTTGCACCGCCGTGAGTTGGCCCACCAGCGGACGCCAGAAATGGCCCAACAAACCGGACGTCGTATTGGAAGGCGGCAATTGGGCGCTGGACCCCGCTTTCAACTTCGCCGAAGACCTAGACAGCCTGCAACTCCTCAGTACCGGGCACGAACCACACACTAGGCCGCTGGTCACTTTCGGCGAGACCAGCGCCGCCACCGCCCTGGCCGCCCGCATGGCGGCTGTATTGCAAAGCCACTACCCCGACCTCTGGCCTGAAACCTTGCGCGCCCTGCTGGTCCACTCGTCGCAATGGACGTCGGCCATGAGGGCGGCGGTTGGCAACCTTCAGGTCAAGGGCAACGTTCGCCAGTTGCTTCGTACCTGCGGCTTCGGCGTGCCGCAACTCGACGACGCCCTATGGAGCGCAAAACACGCCCTGACGCTGATCGTACAGGACGAGATGCAACCCTTCACTACTGGAGAGAACAGCACGATCCGCGCTCGCGACATCCACTACCACGCCCTGCCCTGGCCGGCAGAGGCGCTGCGGGCGTTGCCACTGGGTACGCAGGTCGAGATGCGCGTCACCCTGTCCTACTTCATCCAGCCCAATCCCGGCCAACGCGGTTGGAGCGGAAAATTCAGCTATGCCTCCCACGGCCTGCGCTTCCGAGTAAAAGCGCCGGGGGAAAGCCACGAAGCCTTCGAACAACGCATAAATCAGGCCGCCCGCGACGAGGAATACGAACGCACTGGCGTCAGCGACAGTGATTTCTGGGTAGTCGGCTCCGACACCCGCGAACTCGGCTCATTGCATTCCGACCTCTGGCAAGGCACGTCCGAGCAACTCGCCGATTGCGGCTACCTCGCCATCTACCCCGTCACCGGCTGGTGGCGCACCCGCAAAGCCCTGAACCGCTGGCACTCCCGCGCCCGCTACGCCCTTGTGGTCAGCATCCGCACTCCCGAGGAGTTGGTGGATATCTACACGCCAGTGGCGGCGGAAATTGGCATCGCGGTCTGAATGAACAGGGTAAGCCATGCGCGCCGACCCACCGCTCAAAGCGACAGGTATGCGCTGATTCCCGCCGTTTCGCAGCATCAAGCGAGAATGACCGAAAACCCGTTCTGAAACCCTCGTCGTCGGCCTTTCCGTCGACTCGGCGCGCTGTGGGGAACTGGCGGACCTGTGGACGGGTGCGAAGCAGCCGTCCACCAGGCTGTCCAGCAGGCTTTAGCCTGTGGGCAGGCCAGTTGTCCACGGCCCATGTCGTAGCCACCGGATCAGGATCGTGACAACCGGTTTGCGCTTGCTACGCGACCGCGCATGCCCGCTGGCATAAGCTGCTCACCCACGGCCAGCGCAGCGGTGTCCTGCGCTACTTGATGCTTATGCCTGACCTCACCCGCGGCGCGGTGGGAAGCAGCCGCCTGGTCGGCCGTTTTACGGTGCACACGCTGCTTAATCCGCGCCGCAACGGAGCCCGGCACCGGCTCTTTTCCGGCATTGACCAACGCTGCGACCGCGGCGCCAATCTCGTCAGGTCCGTGGGCACGCTCAATGCGCTCAGCTTCCAGTTCGTCATCAGCGTTCCAAGTGACAATCCCCGATGATCGCTGCCGCCTGCGTTTGTTGTTGTCACTTGATCGAGGCGCAGCAGCGCTGTAGCGCGCGCGTGTGTGCGGTGCTGCTTCTTTTTCTATATCCTCTTCTATCTCTTTATTAGATTCCGGATAAGCCGGAGTCTTGTTTCCCTGCTTTCCCGATCGTTGTTTCCCTATTTTCCCGATTCTAGATTCCTGCTTTCCCGGATTCTTGTTTCCCGGTTTTTCCGAAACTGGCGTTTTTATTGGCTTTCCGGCGAGAAAATCAAAGTATTTCGCGGGATCAACCCGGTAGTGCAGCCTAGCCGGAATGCCGGCCCGCCTCTCCTCCAACAACCCGAGCACAATGAGTTTTTTTCGTACCAACTTCTGCGCATCGGGTGAGAGGCCAAGACAAAACTCCCAGCTCCCCATTGTCGCGAATATGCTTTCTTTTTCATTGTCCGGAAGCCACGCCCCCCCGGTTTGGGCCAGGAAAAACCACCCCTCTTTTTCCGGGTTGTCTATCAGGGCGGACAAGTAAGCGGCCTGCGCCAGAAAGGCGGCGGCCTGGAGATCTCCATCGAGTCGCCGCACCAGACCAAGAGGTATCGACAGGCGAGGCCCTTCAAGGGCCAGGATGACACGAGCCTCGCGTGTCATGCTCCACACCCTTCCACGAGTTCGAGCGACTGCTGTGCTCGGAGTTCGCGGACGGACAGGCCCAGGCGTTCTGCCTCAAGCTCTTCTTTCTTGGTAGGCCTCCCTCGCTGGGATCGCTTAACTGTCTCTCCGCTGGCCTGGTCCATGAAGCGCGCCAGCACGTCAAGCCGCACCCACCTGCGCCCACCCAGCGAGTAGGTAGACACGGGGAATCTGCCAGTGTGCAGTCGGTTGCGTGTGGTTTGATCCGCCCAGCCGAATGCCGCCCGGCCGGCTTCGATCGCGAGTATGGACGCGCGCCCAGGGAAAAGCCCCTGGAGGAAAATGAGTGTTTGATTCTGAGAGGACACGATACACCTTTCGCGTTTCTCGACTCACCTCATCGGATGAATCGATAACGCGGCTAGCCTTCTTCAGGCTCAGGGCATCGCTGTCGGGGCGCGGGCTGTTGGCAGGCCTATTAGTGCGCGACGTGGGTTCCGTTTAATGAGAGGGCTGCCACCCTCCAAACCACCACACCCGGTCAGGCATTCGCAGGCATCCACTCATCGGCCTTTTCCACACCCCCAGGTCGCCGCTTGCTGGAAGTGTGGCCGGTTCCGCGCACCCCGCCGGTCGTAGCCGGAAATTAGCAGGTTTCGGATCGCCACCCTCCCCCGCGGATGCTCTTTGGTCAGTGCTAAGCCCGCCTGACGAAAAAAGTATACCGAGGCTGCCCGGCCGCGGTCAATGCAAAAGGCCGGGAAAATCCGGGAAAATTTTGTGAGAAAATTTAGGTATGAATCGGTATGAAGGAGTATACCAATTCATACTAAGTTATTGATTTTATTGTGGTGCGAAAGGGGGGACTCGAACCCCCACGCCTTGCGGCGCTGGAACCTAAATCCAGTGCGTCTACCAATTCCGCCACTCTCGCGGCCCGGCCGCAAAACCTCCAACGAATAAGTGTAATATAATCAACGCGATGGTGTCACCCAAGCGGGCTCGGCATCGTGTCTAAGTCATTATTCCCATTCCGTTTTTTATTGCCGGTGCCGGTCGACCACTACGAAAACTTCCCCGTCGCGTCCTGGCTGCTGCCCGGGCGGCTACGGGAACCGGTAAGCGCCATCTATCGCTTCGCCCGCAGCGCGGACGACCTCGCCGACGAGGGCGACGCACCGCCCAGGGCTCGCCTGCAGGAATTGGCGCGCTACCACAGCGAACTCGACCGTATCGAACGCGGTGAAATTCCCGACGACCCGATCTTCGGGCGCCTCGCCGCCGCTATTCGGGCGCACGCGCTGCCGCTCACGCCGTTTCGCGACCTTCTGTCCGCCTTCGCGCAGGACATCGAGAAAACCCGCTACGCCAGCTTCGGCGAGGTCATGGATTATTGCAGGCGCTCGGCCAATCCGGTCGGACGCCTGATGCTGCATCTGTACGGCGACCACGACCCGCGCCACCAGGCCTATTCAGACGCCATCTGCAGCAGCCTGCAACTGATCAACTTCCTGCAGGACGTCGCGATCGACTATGCCAAGGGCCGCATTTATCTGCCGCAGGACGAACTCGCCGCACATCACGTCAGCGAGGCGCAAATTGCCGCGGGCGATGCCGGCGGGCTCTGGCGCATGATGATGCATAAACAGATCGAACGCGCCCGCAAGCTGCTGCAGGCCGGCGCACCGCTCGGGCGCGCGCTCGACGGACGCATCGGGCTCGAACTCCGGGTAACGATTCGCGGCGGCGAAACGATCCTGCGCAAGCTTCACGCCGATCCGGGCTGCGTGTTCGGTGCACGTCCCGTCCTCGGCAAGAGGGACTGGATCGTCATGCTCGCGCGCAGCGTTCTCTGAAGATGGACGCGCATCGCTACTGCCAGGAGCGCGCCGCCGCAAGCGGCTCCAGCTTCTACTACAGTTTCGTCTTCCTGCCGACCGAAGTGCGCCGCGCGATTACTGCGTTCTACGCACTGTGCCGCGAGCTCGACGACGTCGTCGACGAATGCCACGAGCGCCAGTTGGCCGAACTCAAGCTCGCCTGGTGGCGGGAGGAAATCGGCCGCTTTGCCGCAGGCGCGGCGACCCACCCCGCGACCCGCGCACTCGCCGACACCGCGCGGGGAGCGAGCGTCCAACCCGCGCTACTGCTGGAAATCGTCGACGGCATGGCGATGGATCTCGAGCACGCCCGCTACGCCGACTTCCGCGCGCTCAAACTCTATTGCCATCGGGCGGCCAGCGTCGTCGGCGAAATCGCCGCCGGCATCTTCGAGGGCGCGCGCGGCGAGCACGACCGCGAAGTCCGCCGCTACGCGCACGAACTCGGACTCGCCTTCCAGCTGACGAACATCATCCGCGACGTCGGGGAAGACGCGCGACGCGGCCGCATCTATCTCCCGCTCGACGAAATGGCGCGCTTCGGCGTCGCCGAGGCCGACGTGCTTGAAGGCCGCGACACCCCCGCGTTTCGGGCCCTGATGCAGTTTCAATACGAGCGGGCGGTCGCGCATTACGAGCGCGCACTCGCCACGCTGCCGAGCGCCGCGCGGCGGGCCCAACGTCCCGGCCTCGTGATGGCCGCGATCTACCGCAGCCTGCTGGATGAAATCCGCCGCGACGGCTTTCCGGTTTTGCGCGCGCGCATCGCACTGACGCCCTTGCGCAAGCTTTGGCTCGCCAGCCGCACCTGGCTCTTTCCATGACGCCGGACGTCGCGGTGGTCGGCGGCGGCTGGGCAGGCTGCGCCGCGGCGCTCACGCTGGCCGAAGCGGGCGTGCCGGTCACGCTCTACGAAGCCGGGCGCGTCCTCGGCGGGCGCGCGCGCGCCGTCGAACTTGGCGACCGCGTTCTCGACAACGGCCAGCACATCCTCCTCGGCGCATACACGAACACGCTCGAACTGATCGCGCGCGTGCATCCCGCGCCGCGCACCCCGCCGCTCTGGCGGCTGCCGCTCGCCTTCGACCAGCCGCCGGATTTCCGCCTGCGCTGCCCACGGCTCCCGGCGCCGCTCCACCTCGCGGCGGGCCTGCTCGGCGCGCGCGGGCTCGACTGGCACGAAAAGTTGACTGCAGCGCGCTGGGCGGCGGCGCTGATACGCGGCGCGGCCACGCCTCCCGGGACCGTCAGCGAACTCACGCGCGGCCAGCCCGAAAAACTGCGCGCCCTGCTGTGGCATCCGCTCTGCATCTCGGCGCTGAACACCCCGCCGGAGACGGCGTCGGCGGCCGTCTTCGCCTCGGTCATCCGCGCTGCATTCGGCGGCCGGAACGCACACAGCGACCTGCTGCTGCCGCGCAGCGACCTCGGCGAACTGTTCCCCGTTCCGGCCGCGCGGCGGATCGTCGACGCGGGCGGCGTGGTGCGCCTCGCCTGCCGTGTCTCCGGCCTCTCCGCCCGCGCCGACGGCATCACGACCCTGCTCGGCGCAGGGAACCAAACGCACGCGCACAGCCACGCGATCATCGCCGTTGCGCCGCAGCACGTGAAAGGCCTGGCGGCATCGATTTCCGAGCTCGGCGACGCGGTCGCGATGCTCGCGCACTACGACTACCAGCCCATCGCGACCGGCTACGTCCAGTACGCGCCGGACTTCCGTTTGCCGAAGCCGTTTCTGGCCCTCGCCGAAGGACCGGCGCAGTTCGCGTTCGATCGCGGGCAGAGCCATGCTCAGCCGGGCCTCATCGCCTTCGTCGCCAGTGCGGCGGCCGACCTGCCGACGGACTGGCTCGACCGCGCGGAAGCCCAGTTGAGGCGCAGCGTGCGCCCGGGTCGGCCACAATGGCGCAAACGCATCGTCGAAAAACAGGCCACTTACGCCTGCCGGCCCGGCATGGCGCGCCCCGCCGTTCGTACGCGGCATCCACGCGTTTTCCTCGCTGGCGACTACACCGCCGGCCCCTATCCCGCGACGCTCGAAAGCGCAACCCAGAGCGGGGTACAATCGGCCGCCTCTCTTCTCGAAACGCTATGAAAAACTACCTTCCTCGTCCCGACCTGCTTGCCGGTCGCGTCATTCTCGTCACCGGTGCGAGCGCCGGTCTCGGCCGCGCGGCCAGCCTGGCCTTCGCGCGCCACGGCGCGACGGTCGCGCTGCTCGCGCGCAACGAAGCCAAGCTCGAAGCGGTGTACGACGAGATCGTCGCCGCCGGCGGCCCGGAGCCGGCGATGTTTCCCTTCGATCTCGCCGTCGCGGACGATCGCAGCCTCGAGAACCTGGCCGGAACGCTCGCGCACCACCTCGGCCGGCTCGACGGTCTGTTGCACAGCGCCCACCAGTTCTTCAGTCTCACGCCGCTCAGCCTGCAGACGCTCGAGCAGTGGCAGACCCTCATGCGCGTCAATCTGATCGCGCCCTTCGCCCTCACCCGCGCCGTGATGCCCTTGCTGCAGCAGGCGCCGGACGCGTCGGTCGTCTTTACCGGCGAGACCCACGGCCATTCGCCGAGTGCATACTGGGGCGGCTACGCCGTCGCGAAGTCGGGGCTGGAGACGCTGACGCGCATCTGGTCGGACGAGCTCGCAAGCAGCGAGAGCCTGCGCATCAATACGCTGATTCCCGGCCAGGTCGCGACCACCTTGCGCGCGCGCACCTACCCGGGCGTCGCCGCCGAAACCCTGCCGAGCCCGGAAGCTGTGATGCCGTGGTACCTCTTCCTGATGGGCGAAGACGGCCGCGAGGTCCGCGGCCAGACGGTGGAATGCCACACCTGAGCCGACCTTCCTGATGAACATCGGCCGTTACGAAATCATCGACGGAATCGGCCAGGGTGCGATGGGCACTGTTTATCGGGCGCGCGACCCGCTCATCGAGCGCACCGTCGCAATCAAGACCGTGCCCATCGCGCAGTTGCAGGCGGAAGGGGCGGACGCCGAATCGCGTTTCCTGCGCGAGGCACAAAGCGCCGGGCGGCTTTCGCACCCCAATATCGTCACGATCTACGACGTGGGAGAAGCCGACGGCATCGCCTACATCGCGATGGAGTACCTGCCCGGCGCGACGCTACGCGACCTGATGAACAAAGGGCCGATGCCACTCGACCTCGTGCTCGACACGGCCCTGCAAATGCTCGAGGCCTTGGCGTTCGCTCACGAGCACGGCGTCATTCACCGCGACATCAAACCTGCCAACGTCGTCGTCGTCGGCCATCGGGGGCGCATCAAGCTCACCGACTTCGGCATCGCCCACCTCGCCAACAGCGGCCAGACCCAGCTCGGACAAATGCTGGGCTCGCCACGCTACATGTCACCCGAACAAGCCATGGGGCGGGAAGTCAATGGCCGCTCGGACATCTTTTCGCTCGGCGCCGTTCTCTACGAAATGCTCACCGGGCGCTATGCCTTCGACGGCGACAGTTTGCCGACCATCGTCTATCGCGTGATCCACGACCCGCCGGCCCCCATCGCCAGCCTGCGCCCGCAGATCCCGCCTGCCCTTGTCACACTCGTTGGCCAG is from Thiobacillus denitrificans ATCC 25259 and encodes:
- a CDS encoding AAA family ATPase — its product is MPSSDQLKALLRAHIDGDEERFSTVAMQLAAHEARIGHGKLALELRDLIDKAKTRQTRQPIPLVQPRGEMADLLQASYPKARLADMVLDNSIQSRLDRLIREQRQVEKLRSHGLSPRKKLLLVGPPGTGKTLTASVLAGELNLPLFVVRLDSLMTKFMGETAAKLRLIFDAIRRTRAVYLFDEFDSIGGQRGLGNDVGEIRRVLNSFLQLIEQDMSDSLLIAATNHPDLLDHALFRRFDDVIRYTVPDEQLIVETLKTKLAGYKARRLAWKTLAKAASGLSHGDLTRACEDAIKDAILHDRPMLETADIRATLEERKATHDR
- a CDS encoding S8 family peptidase translates to MAERLPHLIFNSTAITKQYQRPSRKIDIEFPLKERDRQQHGAQLLEALRQAKTQEPGIISGQQTLGRDAEFTGVYLTFESDPGFELAFESLGFAPSRIELLVVKQEGERMLATVFVPEGKIGYFIRRVEAYLNEGKDKPNKKGELRPQYKKLVESIASIRLAALEALWTDSPDLFPRDETPIWWEVWLRIGDGFDEVGFFRTHAAQLNLEVADDEVRFLERCVVLVRGSRSQLARSLQLLGGMAELRKAKQNAEHYTTMNAVQQHAAVAVAAQYLQTPGPDAPAVCILDTGVSQDHPLLAPFLDAHDKHACHPDWGTHDHDRLGHGTAMAGLALHGDLSETLAQQPFPSPSHRLESVKVLPPTGDNPPHLYGYRYSQAMDRVTITAPHRRRTFCSAVTTTDSRDRGRPSSWSAQLDKLASGMEDGTQRLIFQTAGNAEHSNITDYPASNALDGIHDPAQSWNVLTVGAYTGKWQIDEATYPGRQPIAPAGALAPTSCTAVSWPTSGRQKWPNKPDVVLEGGNWALDPAFNFAEDLDSLQLLSTGHEPHTRPLVTFGETSAATALAARMAAVLQSHYPDLWPETLRALLVHSSQWTSAMRAAVGNLQVKGNVRQLLRTCGFGVPQLDDALWSAKHALTLIVQDEMQPFTTGENSTIRARDIHYHALPWPAEALRALPLGTQVEMRVTLSYFIQPNPGQRGWSGKFSYASHGLRFRVKAPGESHEAFEQRINQAARDEEYERTGVSDSDFWVVGSDTRELGSLHSDLWQGTSEQLADCGYLAIYPVTGWWRTRKALNRWHSRARYALVVSIRTPEELVDIYTPVAAEIGIAV
- the hpnC gene encoding squalene synthase HpnC → MSKSLFPFRFLLPVPVDHYENFPVASWLLPGRLREPVSAIYRFARSADDLADEGDAPPRARLQELARYHSELDRIERGEIPDDPIFGRLAAAIRAHALPLTPFRDLLSAFAQDIEKTRYASFGEVMDYCRRSANPVGRLMLHLYGDHDPRHQAYSDAICSSLQLINFLQDVAIDYAKGRIYLPQDELAAHHVSEAQIAAGDAGGLWRMMMHKQIERARKLLQAGAPLGRALDGRIGLELRVTIRGGETILRKLHADPGCVFGARPVLGKRDWIVMLARSVL
- the hpnD gene encoding presqualene diphosphate synthase HpnD, giving the protein MDAHRYCQERAAASGSSFYYSFVFLPTEVRRAITAFYALCRELDDVVDECHERQLAELKLAWWREEIGRFAAGAATHPATRALADTARGASVQPALLLEIVDGMAMDLEHARYADFRALKLYCHRAASVVGEIAAGIFEGARGEHDREVRRYAHELGLAFQLTNIIRDVGEDARRGRIYLPLDEMARFGVAEADVLEGRDTPAFRALMQFQYERAVAHYERALATLPSAARRAQRPGLVMAAIYRSLLDEIRRDGFPVLRARIALTPLRKLWLASRTWLFP
- the hpnE gene encoding hydroxysqualene dehydroxylase HpnE is translated as MTPDVAVVGGGWAGCAAALTLAEAGVPVTLYEAGRVLGGRARAVELGDRVLDNGQHILLGAYTNTLELIARVHPAPRTPPLWRLPLAFDQPPDFRLRCPRLPAPLHLAAGLLGARGLDWHEKLTAARWAAALIRGAATPPGTVSELTRGQPEKLRALLWHPLCISALNTPPETASAAVFASVIRAAFGGRNAHSDLLLPRSDLGELFPVPAARRIVDAGGVVRLACRVSGLSARADGITTLLGAGNQTHAHSHAIIAVAPQHVKGLAASISELGDAVAMLAHYDYQPIATGYVQYAPDFRLPKPFLALAEGPAQFAFDRGQSHAQPGLIAFVASAAADLPTDWLDRAEAQLRRSVRPGRPQWRKRIVEKQATYACRPGMARPAVRTRHPRVFLAGDYTAGPYPATLESATQSGVQSAASLLETL
- a CDS encoding SDR family NAD(P)-dependent oxidoreductase, with amino-acid sequence MKNYLPRPDLLAGRVILVTGASAGLGRAASLAFARHGATVALLARNEAKLEAVYDEIVAAGGPEPAMFPFDLAVADDRSLENLAGTLAHHLGRLDGLLHSAHQFFSLTPLSLQTLEQWQTLMRVNLIAPFALTRAVMPLLQQAPDASVVFTGETHGHSPSAYWGGYAVAKSGLETLTRIWSDELASSESLRINTLIPGQVATTLRARTYPGVAAETLPSPEAVMPWYLFLMGEDGREVRGQTVECHT
- a CDS encoding serine/threonine-protein kinase — protein: MNIGRYEIIDGIGQGAMGTVYRARDPLIERTVAIKTVPIAQLQAEGADAESRFLREAQSAGRLSHPNIVTIYDVGEADGIAYIAMEYLPGATLRDLMNKGPMPLDLVLDTALQMLEALAFAHEHGVIHRDIKPANVVVVGHRGRIKLTDFGIAHLANSGQTQLGQMLGSPRYMSPEQAMGREVNGRSDIFSLGAVLYEMLTGRYAFDGDSLPTIVYRVIHDPPAPIASLRPQIPPALVTLVGQMLNKNPAARPDARTLVSAFHGLMPTVPQRLQAACGKDVSPVLRVLAFTAPIGVFLLIGVSVIVIERFLGLPGTSGPPQARAPAAAQVASVGPPPPALPELAPNDRAAPPDRATDENGASAPATDAYLEGLDRKRVELRIKRAELLLKYTRQHPDVVQIDAQLDRLRAERNRHLRQLQKQAAD